AAAACGGGTGATTTTTCCGTATTTGTAGAAGTATTCATCATAATAATCCAGCGAATGTTTTACCGAGAAGTTGCGCACCAGTGAATCCTGAAAATTGACCTTCTCGCGGATACCTCTTACCGTTTTATCCCGGTAGCTCTCCACTCTTCGTGGATAAAGGCTCAGGATATCGAGCTGTTTGCTGTCTTTCGCCCGGAGGTTGCCCTGCACCATTCCCTTGTAGTCGTTCAGTACATTCTGCAAGGTATACCGGTCTGTAAGACGATTAAATACGAGTATACAACAAAGAACGAGGAAAACAGGTATGATAATCGGCCTGAAGATCCATCGGAATGCATAGATAATGACGAAACTGGCCACCACAGCTACCAGCAGGTCAACATGCCAGCCATTGGCCACCAGCGGAGGAATAAAGCGGTTAATGTAGGGCGCAAGCAATAATAAAGTCAACAGACTCAATATGTTAAACAGTATTTTCTGCGCCCCGGAATATTTGCTTTCGTCTATAGCCATTATGCTACGCAATAAAGCAAAATTATGCCATAATCAACGCGCAAAATTTGGAACGGCCTGTTTAAAGGAAGTGCTTTTCCTGATGAGCTCAATCTGTTGGGCAGTATCATTCTTCTGCTTATCCATATGCAGCTGCTGGTAGATTTTATTGAGCAACCCAAAGTTCATCAGGGCGATTATTTTGAAGTCGAGCTTCTGTGCGTTTTCCACAGCAGTTTCGGCTACCCTGATGGCTTTGTTAAAGTCGTGCTCATTGAAATATACCCCGGCATATAACAGTTTCTGCATGGATTCCATGT
The genomic region above belongs to Chitinophaga sp. 180180018-3 and contains:
- a CDS encoding transglutaminase-like domain-containing protein, which translates into the protein MAIDESKYSGAQKILFNILSLLTLLLLAPYINRFIPPLVANGWHVDLLVAVVASFVIIYAFRWIFRPIIIPVFLVLCCILVFNRLTDRYTLQNVLNDYKGMVQGNLRAKDSKQLDILSLYPRRVESYRDKTVRGIREKVNFQDSLVRNFSVKHSLDYYDEYFYKYGKITRFLSLFRYINSNFKYVLDSRRDEYFATPQETIQNGLGGDCDDHSILMTSCLQSIGARCRIVLIKGHAYPELYCGDKNDFEIMKQAIITLFPKPPVKEIYYHELKGEYWINLDYTARRPGGPYMNDKVYALIEL